The DNA region AGCAATATGGCTTCGAGGCAGATGTCTGGACAGCAGGAGTTATCCTTTATATATTGTTAAGTGGTGTTCCCCCCTTTTGGGCTGGTAAGTCTATTAGTAATAGTACAAATTAACAATTTATGTCTCTAGGTGCAGTGAATTGATGGTTTCTGTTTATTTTTCAGAAACTCAACAGGGAATTTTTGATGCGGTTTTGAGGGGGTACATTGATTTTGATTCTGATCCATGGCCGCTGATATCAGAAAGTGCTAAGGATCTTATTCGTAAGATGTTATGCATGAAGCCTTCAGAGCGGTTGACTGCTCACGAAGTACTGTGTATGTCTCTATTTTCTTGCATTGTTATAGTGACAATTGGCTTCTTTCAACATGATCTGGGTATCTATTTCATTAGTCTTGAATTTATATGTTTGGACACATGTTTTTCATAGTATTACTTCAATAGTACCTTAGTAATGTTAATATTGACTTAGCAGCTGATGTCAAGTGAGATATTGATGATGCATTTTCCTTACAGCAGTATCCATGAATTTTCTGAtcatctttatttttcttttatattgaaTTTATGTAGGCCATCCTTGGATTTGTGAAAATGGTGTTGCCCCTGATAGGGCCCTGGATCCTGCTGTGCTTTCTCGTCTGAAACAGTTCTCTGCAATGAATAAGTTGAAGAAAATGGCTCTACGGGTGTGTATATTGTATAACACTAACAGCAATTCATATATTGCTTAAGTTGCTTGCTGGCCGCAGAGGCAGAAGAGCAAAATATGATCTCGAAAAATAATGAAGACCCTGATCTTGCTCTCTCCAGGTTATAGCTGAAAGCTTGTCAGAAGAAGAGATTGCTGGCTTAAAAGAGATGTTTGCTGCTATGGACACTGATAATAGTGGAGCAATCACATTTGATGAACTCAAAGCTGGATTAAGAAAATATGGATCAACCTTAAAGGACACAGAAATAAGAGATCTTATGGATGCAGTATGGCAACTTCATTTCAATACCAATTACTTTTGTGGCCTTTTCCATTTACACAAGCTATTCAGTTATTGATGCACTCTAGATTTTTTCTAGAAAAAACCATTTCTGTAAAATCACTATCTCTAGACAACTCAACACTAGCACCGTATCAGTTTCCATAATGGGTGTTGACATATGATACTGGAGATGCATATTATACAATTATGTTGGTTTAAAATCTGTGGAATGTTAATTAGCCAACTGATACTGTTAGGCATGTCTTTGTTAAATTATTGCTATTTTTGCAGGCTGATGTAGACAATAGTGGAACCATCGACTATGGAGAGTTTATAGCAGCTACAATTCACTTGAATAAACTTGAACGTGAAGAACATCTTTTGGCTGCATTTCAATATTTTGACAAGGATGGAAGTGGTTATATCACGGTTGACGAGCTTCAGCAAGCCTGCGTAGAGCACAATATGACTGATGTTTTCATTGAAGATATAATCAAAGAAGTTGATCAAGATAATGTAAGTGATGGTCCATTCTTATCTTTCTTGCTCCTGTCAACTTCGTATAGGATTTCAACAGTGCAGAAAAGTGTTATAAAAACTGCTGAAAGCTTGGAGTTATGAAATGCTTATAAAGCTCTCAATCAACATTTGCTAACCTCCAATCGAACATCTCTTTCAGGATGGAAGGATTGATTATGGAGAATTTGTTGCTATGATGACCAAGGGGAATGGTGGCATTGGAAGGCGAACCATGCGAAACAGCTTAAACATAAGCATGAGGGATGCCCCTGGAGCTGTTTAGTTTCCATTTCAGCATGTTACAGGTGCTTGCTACTTTTCTATTGTTTCCCCTTCTTCCCTACTTGTAAGCTGCACGTTTCACTCGAGTTTAATTAACTGAACATAAATTTGTGATTATCATTATATGAATTCACTATTGGTATAGAGGTTAATTTTCCTTGCATGGTAGGTTAAAACCAGGAAAAGAAATATATTTTGCGAATTGAATAttgaaaaattgaaagaaaGTACTCCACATGCAAAAATGGTTAGATATGTTAAAAGTGATGTGGGATTTCAGTTATACAATTGTTGTTGTGTTAGTGAATTGGGAGTGTCATAATCAGGTCTACAGGGACTCCGTTGCCAGCCTTGCATGTTGTTCGATGGTGGATGTAGATGACAGAGAACGATCTCCTTCTGTAGCCGTAACATTTTGGAAGTGCTAATTTGGCATCATTTGATAACTTACCAGAGGATGTGTTGCTGTGTGCCCGGTGAGGCTGTTGTAAACTTGTCTGTATCTTTGAATGTAGAATGCTGTTAagttattttttcttctttttcttgaatttgattGTGAGATCAAGTGTTGGAAACCAATGTTGTAATATTTTTTCCCTTCAAATTCTTCCCCTTCATATTCTCACCTCTTGAGATAACATGCACCATCTAACTGCAGTGGCGTTCAAGTCATTATCTAACTAGTAACTAGCCAAAAAAAAAGACCACTAACTTTATATTTTCGTCGTTTTCCCATTTCGATCAACAACTAGAGCTGGATCTTCAAATCTCCGGTCCCTAACTCAGAAATGAACCTTAGGTATCAACAAAATGAACAAGAAGTGTAACCTTGAGCGAAATGTAGCAGCACCTATTGAGATTTGGAATTATATATAGAATGCCTAGATGGTGAAAATCAAGATTTGTTGCATGGATTACAGAGTTTACCTATCTATTATACATGTAAGAGTAGAAAGAAAGATAGATGAATCCATGTTGTACGCCTGCATCACGTTCCATATGTGTTTGCAAAATGTTTTTCTATTTGGAAAACTCGTTGTACTTGATCACACAATCATAGAGCCGTCCTCCAAGAAACTGAGCAACCTCTGGGTGCTTCACCTGAATTGCAGACACACCAATGGATTGGCAATTATCAATCAACAAGATGGAGTGGAAGGAGCAAAATGATTTAATAATAGGAGTAGATGATTGGATTCATTACCATAGCAACATTCAAAGAATCACATTTGAATTGCGCGTAGAGGTTAGTCTCAATTCCACGGCCCTGGAGAAGAgcatcaaaacaaaaaaatgtgaGAAAGCATTCCGCTCTAGAAATACATCATCGACTGGTTCACAAGCATTTACCATTCCTTCCATGACCACAAGGTCTGCATCACTTGCCAGGTAGGCAAGTTCTTGTGATACTCTTGATAGATCAATAACCTGCAACGAATAAGACCACACACTCGTTTAACTTGATCAGTTCAATAAAGGCTGTATGGAATCACTAAGAATTAGCACAGAGCTTCTTACCGGTAGATCATTACCAGAATTTGTAATTAAGAGGTTTGAAGCATCAACTCCCAAAAGTTTCCCATTCTCGTCCTTCAGCTGTAAAATAGAAGCATATAATAGGATTACATAAATTGTAATCATTGATGGAAATCAAATCAATTGCAGCCAGTACATAAACTGAACCTGGAGTAAAAGTTGTAAGAGCACAAAAAATTGTAACCGACCTTGGCTATAATCTCTATTAACTCGACATATGTCACATCATTGATGGAAGGCAAATCATTTGCAGCCAGCACAACCTGCAATGAATTCAGAGAAAAACGACCTCAAATAGGATTACACTCAGACTAACAAGAGAACATGTATATGTTAAATAATGAGTTCATGTCGAAGATAGTTTCACCCCAAGAGATTTAAGGTATTAGTGCTAATGATCCCAATGCCCCAGTCTTGGCAAACCATTAATTAATGTAGTAACACCCCAGTTATCTTATGGGAGTGTCACACGGCGACACAAAGCCAAATTCAAGACCTTGTCAAGAGCCACAAGAACACAGAAGAGATTTCAGACTAAATTTGTCATAACAATTggacatgtgaatcaattaccCTCAAGTAGTCTCTTGCTACAGACCCGATTCATACATGTTACAGCAGAACCCAGGAAAAAAGAGTTCCACGCAAGATAAAGTCTTCAGTAAAATAAGTAAATGATTGCAACGAGACCTGGGTACCAAGTCGAAGCAACTCCCTCGCAAATGGCAATATACCCAAAATGACATCTGCACCAGAATTGTCTACGAAGATTATAACCTGTGGCATAAATATTATAGTTAGTGGATGAAAGCATGAACCTTTATGACTGGTTCTGCGAGCACATTGAAACAAATGATAAATTAAtcagaaattaaaaatataaccttTCTCCATGAACGCCGGGCCCATTTTGAAACGAACTTGTCCAAATCATCAATAACCCAGGGTCGAGGGAGAAGGTTCTGACAGCTAGCTTGAAAGGACATACCATCCTTTGCAAACAACTCTGCAAGCTTCAAgatttaaaatggaaaaattgttGTTAAGCCCATGCAGTACGAGGAATCTATATTATAAAGATAAATTATCAAAGTGGGTAGTCAATAGACAGGATTGCTGAAAGTCTGAAACTACAAATGCCAACATGTTTCACCAGAAAATTTCTGTCAATTTGAGCAAATTGACTACTGACTAGGAAATGTTAGGATGGTGAGAAATTTGATACAGCTGAAATGGATAAGATCACACACGACTCAGAAGATACGAAATATATAAGCATCAAACATCTGAAATCTTCCAGCATCAAGTTACACCGCTGACACTATTTGAAGCCTGTATTGGTTTAAGAAAGTATAAGCTCCCTCAGTTGAACATTGTATAAGGAAGAAATAAAGGGACCATCAACTCATAGTTAGTCTCCTGAGAAAATAAGTGCTTAACCCCTCAAAATCTGGATTAGACTAAGAAATGAATATGcacaaaaaaaatgagattaGTAATGCATGTAACAGGAAAATCTTGTCAGGCTTTTTTCAGGAAAAAAAAGGttcaaataaatcaaataattttgaGTACTTTAAAAACTAAAAGAAAGAATCACCGGAAATAATCAAATAAGTCTACGCTTCCACTTGATCAAACAACTTACTATTGTGCGGATTGCGGAAAGATCCTAACGTACCTCAGCTGAGCCAAGATCAAAAATGTTGCCAGCAAATATCCCCCTAATCAAATTTTCAATGCGTGCAGCTTCATCCTGGATAGCATCATTATGGTGGACAACACCCTCAAATAAAGATATCGCCTTGGCATTTTCTTCCTCCTGTTATGTATCAAATTAAAACCCTTTTGTCATACATACATGTCCCTGTTCCTCCCATTCCCAAAAAAAGAAGTAAACTACAAAGGCATGCTAGCAAAATCTCTTCTACATCTTTCTTTGAGGCATTAAcacaaaatatgaatatttgcaCACCATAGGACCCCTTGGCACATAATTTTATAACATGATCATCAAATTACGGTACTGCTATTATCAACTGGATGAAATGGTTGCCCCTGAAAAGAGAAGCGGGAGTCTTACCTTGACCTTCTTGAATATATCTTTAAAGCCCAATTCTCTAAGGATTTGCTCACGGAGCTGGCAAAGAAGCTGGAAAGGAAATCAGGAATTTAAGAGAAGCAGTAATCGTTTATGATTGCAAATGGAGAGTGAGAGATGAAAATACAATACAATCGGGCGGGCCACCATGACTCTCTGGGTCTTTCTTCAAATCATCCAGTATCTCAGCATATCTGTGGAGTGTAAACAAGAGTATCGATAAAGGAAACTACTAGTACTGTTAGGGCATTCAGTGGTGATACCTTTGGGCGAACTTTTCAGCTCTGGCGGGAGCATCCGGAACGGAATCATCGGCCTCAGCACGTTTGCTGCAAATCAatcgagaaaaaaaaaaagaaagatagaTGATTTATTATGGTAAAAGTGGGAGTAAATGAATAAAAGGGGGAGGGATGATACCGGAATGAAGGGATTGATTTGGCGAAGAGATTGATCCAAGAGAGCTCAGTGGGGGTGGGTTTCTTGGGATTGTCGGAAGGGAATCGGTAGGGAATGGTGCAAGCCCTGTAGTTGGACTCCACCAACACGGGAAGCGCCACCAATTCGCCGGAGCTCTCCATTCCAGATCCACTCTTTTCCTCTGCGATGCCAAATTTCGTGAGAGTCGGAGAGAGTGGGACTGTCAGCACAATCAGAACtcatttatttgtaaacaaATGCTCTTTCTTTCctacaaataattttttttaatatttaaaaatgcaGTCTTGAAtcgttttaaaattttcttttgatAAAATagctttatttaatatttaaatattaaatatgagGCAATATTTACACCCATATTTCATACTGCTACTACACGACATGTAtggtttcattttatttaaaaaaaatgcctAAGCATATTCTTTACAACTCCGAGTTGGATTGGGACCAATTACTTACTTTTCATCAAATTGAATAATTTCCCGCATCCTACTTTTTTGAATTCTATTGGAATTAAAAGCAtccttaaaatttaaaaaccatttcatataaaaaagagagagagaaaagaggagGAATAAATGGTTAAGTGGGAAACACAAAAAGTGGTTTTACATATAGTTTAGTAAGTAAAAGTGATACGCAGAGTAAATGGCGGAAATTAGTTTGAAAGAGATATaaaaagaaacaagaaaaagTCATCAATCAGTGCACAGTGCAGTTTGTTAATGGCTGCTCTTCTTCTCCATTCAGCCCTAATCCTCTGCTTCCTCTCAAACCTAATGCACGCCCAAGTTGCAGAATGGAAGTCAGCCACTGCAACCTACTCCACAGACTCCAATGACTCCATGCTTACAGGTATAGAATTCCATCAATTAGCTTTGCCATTCTTCCTCATTCACACTTGCATTATCTGTTGCAGAAGGTGCTTGTGGTTATGGAGACCTTCACAAAAGCTATGGCAAGTACACCACAGGACTCAGTGGGATG from Salvia splendens isolate huo1 chromosome 9, SspV2, whole genome shotgun sequence includes:
- the LOC121747851 gene encoding calcium-dependent protein kinase 4, with the protein product MGNTCRGSSGGKPFQGYTVPEDHSNSKCKGSSAGSISFDNNSPTTLTSQQPAIQEFSKEAQPNHKKEANPPLLSPRKDSIMSRGATNQPYFVLGHKTENIRDIYTLGRKLGQGQFGTTFLCTENSTGIEYACKSISKRKLIAKEDVEDVRREIQIMHHLAGHKNIVTIKGAYEDTLYVHIVMELCAGGELFDRIIQRGHYSERKAAQLTKIIVGVVEACHSLGVMHRDLKPENFLLVNKDDDFSLKAIDFGLSVFFKPGQVFTDVVGSPYYVAPEVLLKQYGFEADVWTAGVILYILLSGVPPFWAETQQGIFDAVLRGYIDFDSDPWPLISESAKDLIRKMLCMKPSERLTAHEVLCHPWICENGVAPDRALDPAVLSRLKQFSAMNKLKKMALRVIAESLSEEEIAGLKEMFAAMDTDNSGAITFDELKAGLRKYGSTLKDTEIRDLMDAADVDNSGTIDYGEFIAATIHLNKLEREEHLLAAFQYFDKDGSGYITVDELQQACVEHNMTDVFIEDIIKEVDQDNDGRIDYGEFVAMMTKGNGGIGRRTMRNSLNISMRDAPGAV
- the LOC121747852 gene encoding damage-control phosphatase At2g17340-like; this encodes MESSGELVALPVLVESNYRACTIPYRFPSDNPKKPTPTELSWINLFAKSIPSFRKRAEADDSVPDAPARAEKFAQRYAEILDDLKKDPESHGGPPDCILLCQLREQILRELGFKDIFKKVKEEENAKAISLFEGVVHHNDAIQDEAARIENLIRGIFAGNIFDLGSAELAELFAKDGMSFQASCQNLLPRPWVIDDLDKFVSKWARRSWRKVIIFVDNSGADVILGILPFARELLRLGTQVVLAANDLPSINDVTYVELIEIIAKLKDENGKLLGVDASNLLITNSGNDLPVIDLSRVSQELAYLASDADLVVMEGMGRGIETNLYAQFKCDSLNVAMVKHPEVAQFLGGRLYDCVIKYNEFSK